The following proteins are encoded in a genomic region of Actinomadura sp. NAK00032:
- a CDS encoding ATP-binding protein encodes MPHAPSSVAVARRRLSSELVDSGVYESIVDDASVIVSELISNALRHARPLPSGDVRVCWLRRGDILEVEVSDGGAMTEPRRGPGTLSSLGGRGLGIVEALSDGWGVRHEEGATTVWAVLRAPRSAEDNGRAAPAGMHAVVPDLSDFPDLLDEPDEDLCNRSRNGSAPSGAYPA; translated from the coding sequence CTGCCACACGCACCGTCCAGCGTCGCGGTCGCCCGAAGGCGCCTCAGCTCGGAGCTGGTCGACTCGGGGGTCTACGAATCCATCGTGGACGACGCCAGCGTCATCGTCAGCGAACTCATCAGCAACGCCCTCCGCCACGCCCGCCCGCTCCCGTCCGGCGACGTCCGGGTCTGCTGGCTGCGCCGCGGCGACATCCTCGAAGTCGAGGTCAGCGACGGCGGCGCGATGACCGAACCGCGCCGGGGCCCGGGCACGCTCTCCTCGCTCGGCGGCCGCGGCCTCGGCATCGTCGAGGCCCTGTCCGACGGCTGGGGCGTGCGCCACGAGGAGGGCGCCACCACGGTGTGGGCCGTCCTGCGTGCGCCCAGGTCAGCGGAGGACAACGGCCGCGCCGCCCCCGCCGGGATGCACGCCGTCGTGCCCGATCTGTCCGACTTTCCAGACCTGCTGGACGAGCCGGACGAAGATCTGTGCAACAGAAGTAGGAATGGAAGTGCCCCAAGCGGGGCATATCCGGCATAA
- a CDS encoding arginine deiminase, which produces MTAAKTEHRVTSEVGRLRTVLLHRPGAELKRLTPRNSDKLLFDAIPWAGRAQEEHDAFAEALRTRGVEVLYLTELLQDALEYEPARDQAIADAVVDLRLGDQLRRIVEEYLRDLDPENLTQTLIGGLAHEELKSGHGLVYRLMDRLDFIIDPLPGLLFTRDNSTWIGDRVAVTSLAMEARRRESALTGLVYAHHPRFAEVEPVYSPSLEHVEGGDVLLLSPGVIAAGTGERTTPAGVERLARQVFAANLAHTVLAVPIAQERATMHLDTVCTMVDADTVVMYPPVAHSLTAHTVTLANGDLRVSEPRPFLEAAAEAMKLDRLKVIDTGLDPVTAEREQWDDGNNTLAVAPRLCVAYERNIETNAQLEAAGIEVIRISGSELGTGRGGPRCMSCPVLRDNI; this is translated from the coding sequence GTGACGGCAGCGAAGACAGAGCACCGGGTCACCAGTGAGGTCGGACGGCTGCGGACCGTCCTGCTGCACCGCCCGGGCGCGGAACTGAAACGGCTCACCCCGCGCAACAGCGACAAGCTGCTGTTCGACGCGATCCCGTGGGCGGGGCGCGCCCAGGAGGAGCACGACGCGTTCGCCGAGGCCCTCCGCACCCGCGGCGTCGAGGTCCTCTACCTGACCGAGCTGCTCCAGGACGCGCTGGAGTACGAGCCGGCCCGCGACCAGGCGATCGCCGACGCCGTCGTCGACCTGCGCCTCGGCGATCAGCTCCGCCGCATCGTCGAGGAGTACCTGCGCGACCTCGACCCGGAGAACCTCACCCAGACGCTGATCGGCGGCCTGGCCCACGAGGAGCTGAAGTCCGGGCACGGCCTGGTCTACCGGCTCATGGACCGGCTCGACTTCATCATCGACCCCCTGCCCGGCCTGCTGTTCACCCGCGACAACAGCACCTGGATCGGCGACCGCGTGGCGGTGACGAGCCTCGCCATGGAGGCCCGGCGCCGCGAGTCGGCCCTGACCGGCCTCGTCTACGCCCACCACCCCCGCTTCGCCGAGGTGGAGCCGGTGTACTCGCCGTCCCTCGAACACGTCGAGGGCGGGGACGTCCTCCTGCTGTCCCCGGGCGTGATCGCGGCCGGCACCGGCGAGCGGACGACCCCCGCCGGCGTCGAGCGCCTGGCCCGCCAGGTCTTCGCCGCGAACCTCGCGCACACCGTCCTGGCGGTCCCGATCGCCCAGGAGCGCGCCACCATGCACCTCGACACCGTCTGCACGATGGTCGACGCCGACACCGTCGTGATGTACCCGCCGGTGGCGCACTCGCTGACGGCCCACACGGTCACCCTCGCGAACGGCGACCTGCGCGTCTCGGAGCCGCGCCCCTTCCTGGAGGCCGCCGCCGAGGCGATGAAGCTCGACCGCCTCAAGGTCATCGACACCGGCCTGGACCCGGTCACCGCCGAACGCGAGCAGTGGGACGACGGCAACAACACCCTCGCCGTGGCCCCCCGCCTCTGCGTCGCCTACGAGCGCAACATAGAGACGAACGCCCAGCTGGAGGCCGCGGGCATCGAGGTGATCCGCATCAGCGGCAGCGAACTCGGAACCGGCCGAGGCGGCCCCCGCTGCATGTCCTGCCCCGTCCTCCGCGACAACATCTGA
- a CDS encoding MFS transporter, producing MIGRTAALPLHLTSATLLRVSAEGVATALVLTVEARTGDAATAGYLQTAMTLPYVLSGPIIGNALDRVLRPRTVAVVLAACYAVATGLLLVTAGQSPLVLALLIAAVIGCTEPIVVALTSLLPRFVPEGRLSRAYGLEASSYNLAGIAGPGLAAALASLAGGQYAGTAVVAVGVVGLLTLPLLPFPGPDAGPPVQRRGGFSVITGGLVVLVEGRVLRALTAATTLAWTGFGGVAVTAVLLAEHIGAPPSAGGRLLVALAVGSLIGSLASSRWLTPKHAEPVMLAGLVAFGASLAALAVAPSLPWATAAFVAAGIAEGPVFAATLMLRQRESPPDRLGQVNTTAGSLKIGASALGAALTAVAADALGPVGLVLGIAGFQFVGAAVGMLLLYVPGREKPVDVDGVRP from the coding sequence GTGATCGGACGGACGGCGGCGCTGCCGCTCCACCTCACCTCGGCGACGCTGCTGCGGGTCTCGGCCGAAGGCGTCGCGACGGCGCTGGTGCTGACCGTCGAGGCGCGGACGGGAGACGCGGCCACCGCCGGATACCTGCAGACCGCGATGACGCTGCCGTACGTGCTGAGCGGGCCGATCATCGGGAACGCGCTTGACCGGGTGCTGCGGCCCCGGACGGTCGCGGTCGTCCTCGCGGCCTGCTACGCCGTCGCCACCGGGCTGTTGTTGGTCACGGCGGGGCAGTCGCCGCTGGTGCTTGCGCTCCTTATCGCTGCGGTGATCGGCTGCACTGAGCCGATCGTCGTCGCGCTGACCAGCTTGTTGCCGAGGTTCGTTCCGGAGGGACGGCTTTCGCGTGCTTATGGGCTGGAGGCGTCGAGTTACAACCTCGCGGGCATCGCCGGGCCCGGTCTCGCCGCGGCGCTCGCGTCGCTGGCGGGTGGGCAGTATGCGGGAACCGCCGTCGTCGCGGTGGGTGTCGTCGGGCTGCTGACCTTGCCGCTTCTTCCCTTCCCGGGTCCGGACGCCGGGCCGCCGGTGCAGAGGCGGGGCGGGTTCTCGGTGATCACGGGTGGGCTCGTCGTGCTGGTCGAAGGGCGGGTCCTGCGGGCGCTGACGGCGGCCACGACGCTCGCCTGGACGGGCTTCGGGGGCGTCGCGGTGACGGCGGTGCTGCTCGCCGAGCACATCGGGGCCCCGCCGAGTGCGGGCGGACGGCTTCTCGTGGCGTTGGCGGTCGGGTCGCTGATCGGCTCGCTGGCGTCCAGCCGGTGGCTGACGCCGAAGCACGCGGAGCCCGTCATGCTGGCCGGGCTGGTCGCGTTCGGCGCGTCGCTGGCGGCCCTCGCGGTGGCGCCGTCGCTGCCGTGGGCGACGGCGGCGTTCGTCGCGGCGGGGATCGCCGAGGGGCCGGTGTTCGCGGCGACGCTGATGCTCCGCCAGCGCGAGTCGCCGCCCGACCGGCTCGGCCAGGTCAACACGACGGCCGGCAGCCTGAAGATCGGCGCGTCCGCGCTCGGCGCCGCGCTGACCGCCGTCGCGGCGGACGCGCTCGGGCCCGTCGGCCTGGTGCTGGGGATCGCCGGCTTCCAGTTCGTCGGCGCGGCGGTGGGGATGCTTCTGCTGTACGTCCCCGGGCGGGAAAAACCGGTCGACGTGGACGGCGTTCGTCCGTAA
- the tuf gene encoding elongation factor Tu: MAKKLYERDKPHLNIGTMGHVDHGKTTLTAAITKVLAERGLASAVPFDRIDRAPEERDRGITINVAHVQYSTATRHYAHVDMPGHADYVKNMISGAAQVDGAVLVVSAQDGAMPQTREHVVLARQVGVEHIVVALNKADTVDDTELLDLVELEVRELLSEYGFPGEEIPIVRVSGLRALEGDPYWTARIGDLLDAIDAYVPVPRRVLDAPFLMPVESVLTITGRGTVVTGVVAQGSVRLGDAVEVVGLGESFGSVATGLETFGQTMDRAEAGDNTAMLLRGVKRDQVRRGQVVSAPGAIRPHVRFRARVRVLTAAEGGRSRPFFHGYRPQFHFRTTDVVGGIDLGGEGGMALPGDTVEMAVELGKPVAMTEGLGFAVREGGRTVGAGTVTELLG, translated from the coding sequence ATGGCGAAGAAGCTCTACGAGCGCGACAAGCCGCACCTGAACATCGGGACGATGGGGCATGTCGACCACGGCAAGACGACGCTGACCGCGGCGATCACGAAGGTGCTCGCCGAGCGCGGGCTCGCGTCGGCGGTGCCGTTCGACCGCATCGACCGCGCCCCGGAGGAGCGCGACCGCGGCATCACCATCAACGTCGCGCACGTCCAGTACTCGACCGCGACCAGGCACTACGCCCACGTGGACATGCCCGGCCACGCCGACTACGTGAAGAACATGATCTCCGGCGCCGCGCAGGTGGACGGTGCCGTGCTCGTGGTCTCCGCGCAGGACGGCGCGATGCCGCAGACGCGGGAGCACGTCGTGCTCGCGCGGCAGGTCGGCGTCGAGCACATCGTGGTGGCGCTGAACAAGGCCGACACGGTGGACGACACCGAGCTGCTCGACCTCGTCGAGCTGGAGGTCAGGGAGCTGCTCTCCGAGTACGGGTTCCCGGGCGAGGAGATACCGATCGTCCGGGTGTCCGGGCTGCGGGCGCTGGAGGGCGACCCGTACTGGACGGCCCGCATCGGCGACCTGCTCGACGCGATCGACGCGTACGTGCCCGTCCCGCGCAGGGTGCTGGACGCGCCGTTCCTCATGCCGGTCGAGAGCGTGCTCACGATCACCGGGCGCGGCACCGTCGTGACCGGGGTCGTGGCGCAGGGCTCGGTCCGGCTCGGGGACGCGGTGGAGGTCGTCGGACTCGGCGAGTCGTTCGGCTCCGTCGCGACGGGGCTGGAGACGTTCGGCCAGACCATGGACCGCGCGGAGGCGGGCGACAACACGGCCATGCTGCTGCGCGGGGTCAAGCGCGACCAGGTGCGGCGCGGCCAGGTGGTCAGCGCGCCGGGCGCGATCCGGCCGCACGTGCGGTTCCGGGCGCGGGTCCGGGTGCTGACCGCCGCCGAGGGCGGCCGCTCCAGGCCGTTCTTCCACGGGTACCGGCCGCAGTTTCACTTCCGCACGACGGACGTGGTCGGCGGCATCGACCTCGGCGGCGAGGGCGGCATGGCGCTGCCCGGCGACACCGTCGAGATGGCCGTCGAGCTGGGCAAGCCGGTCGCGATGACCGAGGGGCTCGGCTTCGCGGTGCGCGAGGGCGGCCGGACGGTCGGCGCGGGCACGGTGACCGAGCTGCTCGGCTAG
- a CDS encoding endonuclease/exonuclease/phosphatase family protein — protein MRSPRALIPLLSVCAAAAVVTAAATGASIDGLPGGGGPAHADAPAPRPAAVTINAVTWNVCGGPGCPSAAAPAALAKQIVQRTRATEVGGREVKTNAVLLQEVCEGQIRTAKKSAATWTWAFAATPGGASCAQGQGRVGVAIGTDSPLTETRQAKLPAPAGRTRIALCGEVESWATRVCVTQLDPSEGGDWRQKEARALALLGGGGRVLLGGDFADSPESPALDPLYGSYAECDQSGSSRTGAMTRQNWQGAAVQKTDYLFIPKSAGVSCSVPAARVRTSDHRPMSAEVRFS, from the coding sequence GTGCGATCCCCCCGCGCCCTGATTCCCCTGCTCTCGGTCTGCGCGGCCGCCGCGGTCGTCACCGCGGCCGCCACCGGCGCGAGCATCGACGGCCTGCCGGGGGGTGGAGGTCCCGCCCACGCCGACGCCCCGGCCCCCCGCCCCGCCGCGGTGACGATCAACGCGGTCACCTGGAACGTCTGCGGCGGCCCCGGCTGCCCGTCCGCGGCGGCGCCCGCGGCGCTCGCCAAGCAGATCGTCCAGCGGACGCGGGCCACCGAGGTCGGCGGGCGCGAGGTCAAGACGAACGCCGTCCTGCTCCAGGAGGTCTGCGAGGGGCAGATCCGCACCGCCAAGAAGTCCGCGGCCACCTGGACGTGGGCGTTCGCCGCGACCCCCGGCGGCGCGTCCTGCGCGCAGGGCCAGGGCCGGGTCGGCGTCGCGATCGGCACCGACAGCCCGCTCACCGAGACCCGCCAGGCCAAGCTCCCGGCACCGGCGGGCCGGACGCGCATCGCGCTGTGCGGCGAGGTCGAGTCGTGGGCGACCCGGGTGTGCGTCACGCAGCTCGACCCGTCCGAGGGCGGCGACTGGCGGCAGAAGGAGGCCCGCGCGCTCGCCCTGCTCGGCGGCGGCGGGCGCGTCTTGCTCGGCGGCGACTTCGCCGACAGCCCGGAGAGCCCGGCCCTCGACCCGCTCTACGGCTCCTACGCCGAGTGCGACCAGTCCGGCTCGTCCCGCACCGGCGCGATGACCCGCCAGAACTGGCAGGGTGCCGCCGTGCAGAAGACCGACTACCTGTTCATCCCGAAGTCGGCCGGGGTCTCGTGCAGCGTCCCCGCCGCCCGCGTCCGGACGTCCGACCACCGCCCGATGTCCGCCGAAGTCCGCTTCAGCTGA
- a CDS encoding long-chain-fatty-acid--CoA ligase: MPGLTEVLRERARSHPDRLAYIAGDNEITFRDFDRRADRVAGALTAAGAGPGDRVAILDKNSLEYAEQLFGAARIGAVQVPVNYRLAPDEVAYIVNNAQAKVFIVGPEFVPVLDAIAGKLEHTTHMVVVNGTDHAYQDYAAWVDAAPDTPPDHEPATSDVFVQLYSSGTTGLPKGVMLTHDNFLAALSVTTDVWDIDESSVLMVAMPMYHVAGNVLTVSAIYNAITGVIAREPDPTLIAQAIERHRVTHIFLVPVLLQFMQLIPEVAACDLSSLKLMLYGASPISEDVLRGAMRMLPNTEFMQVYGLTEVTGAITMLPAADHDPDGPHTGRLRSAGLANDNTVLKIVDPATQEEVPAGQVGEILCRTPQNMKGYWGMPEATASALSDDNWFRTGDAGYLDEDGYLYIHDRVKDMIISGGENIYPAEVENVLMGHPAVSDCAVIGVPDERWGETPKALVVLSADVPEKDVIDYCREHLAHFKCPSSVERRDEIPRNPTGKILKRELRAPYWQGKDRSVH; this comes from the coding sequence GTGCCCGGTCTGACTGAGGTGCTGCGCGAACGCGCACGTTCACATCCCGATCGCCTCGCGTACATCGCGGGCGACAATGAGATCACCTTCCGCGACTTCGACCGGCGCGCCGACCGGGTCGCGGGCGCGCTCACCGCCGCGGGCGCCGGCCCCGGCGACCGGGTCGCGATCCTCGACAAGAACTCGCTCGAGTACGCCGAGCAGCTGTTCGGCGCGGCGCGCATCGGCGCCGTTCAGGTGCCGGTGAACTACCGGCTGGCCCCCGACGAGGTCGCCTACATCGTCAACAACGCGCAGGCGAAGGTCTTCATCGTCGGGCCGGAGTTCGTCCCCGTCCTGGACGCGATCGCCGGCAAGCTCGAACACACCACCCACATGGTGGTCGTCAACGGCACCGACCACGCCTACCAGGACTACGCCGCCTGGGTGGACGCGGCGCCCGACACCCCGCCGGACCACGAGCCCGCCACGTCGGACGTGTTCGTGCAGCTCTACTCGTCGGGCACCACGGGGCTGCCCAAGGGCGTCATGCTGACGCACGACAACTTCCTCGCCGCGCTGAGCGTGACCACCGACGTGTGGGACATCGACGAGTCGTCCGTCCTGATGGTCGCGATGCCGATGTACCACGTCGCGGGCAACGTCCTCACGGTCTCCGCGATCTACAACGCGATCACCGGCGTCATCGCGCGCGAGCCCGACCCGACGCTGATCGCGCAGGCGATCGAGCGGCACCGCGTCACGCACATCTTCCTCGTCCCGGTCCTGCTGCAGTTCATGCAGCTGATCCCGGAGGTCGCCGCGTGCGACCTGTCCAGCCTGAAGCTCATGCTGTACGGCGCGTCCCCGATCAGTGAGGACGTCCTGCGCGGCGCCATGCGGATGCTGCCGAACACCGAGTTCATGCAGGTGTACGGGCTGACGGAGGTCACCGGCGCGATCACGATGCTGCCCGCCGCCGACCACGACCCGGACGGCCCACACACCGGCCGGCTGCGCAGCGCCGGGCTCGCCAACGACAACACCGTCCTCAAGATCGTCGACCCGGCGACGCAGGAGGAGGTCCCCGCCGGGCAGGTCGGCGAGATCCTCTGCCGGACCCCGCAGAACATGAAGGGCTACTGGGGGATGCCGGAGGCGACCGCGAGCGCCCTGTCCGACGACAACTGGTTCCGCACCGGCGACGCGGGCTACCTCGACGAGGACGGCTACCTCTACATCCACGACCGCGTCAAGGACATGATCATCTCGGGCGGGGAGAACATCTACCCGGCGGAGGTCGAGAACGTCCTGATGGGCCACCCCGCCGTGTCCGACTGCGCGGTCATCGGCGTTCCGGACGAGCGCTGGGGCGAGACCCCGAAGGCGCTGGTCGTGCTCTCCGCCGACGTCCCCGAGAAGGACGTCATCGACTACTGCCGCGAGCACCTCGCCCACTTCAAGTGCCCCAGCTCGGTCGAACGCCGCGACGAGATCCCCCGCAACCCCACCGGCAAGATCCTCAAACGCGAACTCCGCGCCCCCTACTGGCAGGGCAAGGACAGGTCCGTGCACTAG
- a CDS encoding response regulator transcription factor → MTPAGRVLVVDDDPTVAEVVARYLARDGHEVVCVADGPTALRRALDQPPDLIVLDLMLPGMDGLEVCRRLRETSAVPIVMLTALGAETDRLVGLETGADDYVTKPFSPRELALRVRSVLRRARGALVPAVPAGPLRDGDLAVDVGAHEAELRGERLALTSREFDLLAFLLRHPRQAFTRDQLLERVWDWTFGDSSTVTVHVRRLREKIEDDPTTPRRIVTVWGVGYRYEPAADEGAAGAP, encoded by the coding sequence GTGACCCCCGCGGGACGCGTCCTGGTGGTCGACGACGACCCGACGGTGGCGGAGGTCGTCGCCCGCTACCTGGCCCGCGACGGGCACGAGGTGGTCTGCGTGGCCGACGGCCCGACCGCGCTGCGCCGGGCGCTCGACCAGCCGCCGGACCTGATCGTCCTCGACCTGATGCTGCCCGGCATGGACGGCCTGGAGGTGTGCCGCCGCCTCCGCGAGACCTCGGCCGTGCCGATCGTGATGCTGACGGCGCTCGGCGCGGAGACCGACCGGCTCGTCGGGCTGGAGACCGGCGCCGACGACTACGTGACGAAGCCGTTCAGCCCGCGCGAGCTGGCCCTGCGCGTGCGGTCGGTGCTGCGCCGGGCGCGCGGGGCGCTGGTCCCCGCCGTCCCGGCCGGGCCGCTGCGCGACGGCGACCTCGCGGTGGACGTCGGCGCGCACGAGGCGGAGCTGCGCGGCGAGCGGCTCGCGCTCACCTCCCGCGAGTTCGACCTGCTGGCGTTCCTGCTCCGGCACCCGCGGCAGGCGTTCACCCGCGACCAGCTGCTGGAACGGGTCTGGGACTGGACGTTCGGCGACTCGTCCACGGTGACCGTGCACGTCCGGCGGCTGCGCGAGAAGATCGAGGACGACCCGACCACCCCGCGCCGCATCGTCACCGTGTGGGGCGTCGGCTACCGGTACGAGCCCGCGGCGGACGAGGGCGCGGCGGGCGCGCCGTGA
- a CDS encoding sensor histidine kinase KdpD, whose product MIPFEDLLWVVWYAVLAACTVAAVALAVLYALRGRSVATQLIVVGVATVLATISGIIVISFMMVLNDHDRAVVLAVVASAGVVAMAVSVLLGRRLVAANRTLVEAVRADRFQPPAARLPAELAELSRELEAAYDRLAASHEREQALEASRRELVAWVSHDLRTPLAGLRAMAEALEDEVVADEHTVQRYHGRIRVEVERLTEMVDDLFELSRIHAGALRLSRERVGLADLVAEAVAGTEALARAKGVRLRGDVREGLPVQVDAGELGRALRNLVVNAIRHTPGDGAVEIIGEVADGEARVTVADACGGIPEDDLARVFDVAFRGEAARTPGGGAGLGLAIARGIVEAHAGRIGVANEGPGCRFEVRLPLTAG is encoded by the coding sequence GTGATCCCCTTCGAGGATCTGCTGTGGGTCGTCTGGTACGCGGTGCTCGCCGCGTGCACGGTGGCGGCGGTGGCGCTCGCCGTCCTGTACGCGCTGCGCGGCCGCTCGGTCGCCACCCAGCTGATCGTCGTGGGCGTGGCGACGGTGCTGGCGACGATCTCCGGCATCATCGTGATCTCCTTCATGATGGTGCTGAACGACCATGACCGGGCGGTCGTGCTCGCGGTCGTGGCGTCCGCCGGCGTGGTCGCGATGGCGGTGTCGGTGCTGCTCGGACGCCGGCTGGTGGCCGCGAACCGCACGCTCGTCGAGGCCGTCCGCGCCGACCGGTTCCAGCCGCCGGCGGCGCGCCTTCCCGCCGAGCTGGCCGAGCTGTCCCGCGAGCTGGAGGCCGCCTACGACCGGCTGGCCGCGTCCCATGAGCGCGAGCAGGCCCTTGAGGCGAGCCGCCGCGAGCTGGTCGCCTGGGTGAGCCACGACCTGCGGACCCCGCTGGCCGGCCTGCGCGCGATGGCCGAGGCCCTGGAGGACGAGGTCGTCGCCGACGAGCACACCGTCCAGCGCTACCACGGCCGGATCCGCGTCGAGGTGGAGCGGCTCACGGAGATGGTGGACGACCTGTTCGAGCTGTCCCGGATCCACGCCGGCGCGCTGCGGCTGTCCCGCGAGCGCGTCGGCCTCGCGGACCTGGTCGCGGAGGCGGTCGCGGGCACCGAGGCGCTCGCCCGCGCGAAGGGCGTGCGGCTGCGCGGCGACGTCCGCGAGGGGCTGCCCGTCCAGGTGGACGCGGGGGAGCTGGGTCGCGCGCTGCGCAACCTCGTCGTGAACGCGATCCGGCACACCCCGGGCGACGGCGCCGTCGAGATCATCGGCGAGGTCGCCGACGGGGAGGCGCGGGTGACGGTCGCCGACGCGTGCGGCGGCATCCCCGAGGACGACCTGGCGCGCGTGTTCGACGTCGCGTTCCGCGGCGAGGCGGCCCGCACCCCGGGCGGCGGCGCCGGCCTCGGCCTCGCCATCGCCCGCGGCATCGTCGAGGCGCACGCGGGGCGGATCGGCGTCGCCAACGAGGGGCCCGGCTGCCGCTTCGAGGTCAGGCTCCCGCTGACCGCCGGCTAG
- a CDS encoding STAS domain-containing protein: MELNVSTASQGGHAVVTATGELDLYTAPRLQAALAGLLREQVTRVVVDMSGVEFCDSTGMNVLLSAMKRLKEQGGALELAAPRPAVKRILQVTGLDTVFTVTKAAPVLDAG; this comes from the coding sequence GTGGAGCTAAATGTCTCGACCGCGTCTCAAGGGGGTCACGCCGTCGTCACGGCGACCGGCGAGTTGGACCTGTACACCGCGCCCAGGCTGCAGGCGGCCCTCGCGGGGCTGCTGCGCGAGCAGGTCACCCGCGTCGTAGTCGACATGAGCGGCGTCGAGTTCTGCGACTCGACCGGCATGAACGTGCTGCTCTCGGCGATGAAGCGGCTCAAGGAGCAGGGCGGTGCGCTCGAACTCGCCGCCCCGCGCCCGGCCGTCAAGCGGATCCTGCAGGTCACCGGGCTCGACACCGTCTTCACCGTGACGAAGGCGGCACCGGTGCTGGACGCCGGCTGA
- a CDS encoding glycosyltransferase family 2 protein has product MQDVAVIIPAKDEADRIAATVKAAQELPGADLVVVVDDGSSDGTGRVARDAGARVVRHSRNRGKGAAMETGAEAARLLDDGRDQPRHLLFLDADLAETAREAAPLVAPVRAGDADMTIAVFTTTVKLGGHGFVVRLSREGIRRATGWEPDAPLNGQRCLTRAAFDAALPLAPGFGVETALTIDLLRQGFRVREVEVPLAHRATGTDWRAQLHRGRQFRDVARALAGRDPAVARRLDRLRGSRP; this is encoded by the coding sequence ATGCAGGACGTAGCGGTGATCATCCCGGCCAAGGACGAAGCCGACCGCATCGCGGCCACCGTCAAGGCCGCCCAGGAACTGCCCGGCGCCGACCTCGTGGTGGTGGTCGACGACGGGTCGTCCGACGGCACCGGCCGGGTCGCGCGCGACGCCGGCGCCCGGGTCGTGCGGCACAGCCGCAACCGCGGCAAGGGCGCCGCGATGGAGACCGGCGCCGAGGCGGCGCGGCTGCTCGACGACGGCCGCGACCAGCCCCGCCACCTGCTCTTCCTCGACGCCGACCTCGCCGAGACCGCCCGCGAGGCCGCGCCGCTCGTCGCGCCCGTCCGGGCCGGCGACGCCGACATGACGATCGCGGTGTTCACCACGACGGTGAAGCTCGGCGGGCACGGCTTCGTCGTGCGGCTCTCGCGCGAGGGCATCCGCCGCGCCACCGGCTGGGAGCCGGACGCCCCCCTCAACGGCCAGCGCTGCCTGACCCGCGCCGCGTTCGACGCCGCGCTGCCGCTCGCCCCCGGGTTCGGCGTGGAGACCGCGCTCACCATCGACCTGCTGCGGCAGGGCTTCCGGGTGCGGGAGGTGGAGGTGCCGCTCGCGCACCGCGCCACCGGCACCGACTGGCGCGCGCAACTGCACCGCGGCCGGCAGTTCCGGGACGTCGCGAGAGCGCTCGCGGGCCGCGATCCGGCGGTGGCGCGGCGGCTGGACCGGCTGCGCGGCAGCCGCCCGTGA